From the Chloroflexia bacterium SDU3-3 genome, the window CTCGGCCATCACCCCCGTGCCCGGCGGCACCGGCCCGGTGACCAACGTGCTGCTGCTGCGCAACGTGCTGTGGGCGGCCCAGCTGCGGCGGGGCTAGCGCCTGCGCCAGGGGAGCCGACGCCGCCTCCCCATACATCTCACCGCAGCCAAGCTGCGCCGATGCCGTAGCACTTTTGTAATCATCCTGCCCGCATGCAGCGAGCCGAGCGCCCTATACTACTATGAGACGCCAGCCTCGTAGGAGCCAGCTATGCTGCAGATCATCCATCAGCGGGTCGCCGATCTCAAAAGCCAGTCCCCCGCCGACAGCTACCGCATCCCGGTGGTGCTGCTGCTGCTCGGCTCCTCGCTCGTGGCCGCCATGCTCGCGCTGGTGATCTTCATCATGGTCCCGATCTTCAGCGAGGTGCGGCTCCCCTTCCTGCTCAGTACGGTGGCCACTATCGCGGTCATCTTCCTCTGCTTCTTCTTGGTGTTCCAATCCCGCATCCAGGTGGCCGTCTCGATCATCGTCATCACCCACCTGCTCTCCCTGCTCTGGGGGCTCGACATCTTTGGGCTGGTGAACGGCAGCGTGTTTCTGGTGGGCTTCTCCATCCCAGTGCTCTTTGCGGCCATGGCGGGCAGCCGCAAGATGGTGATCAGCGTGACAGTCGCCAGCGTGCTGATCGTCGCCTATATCCTCTTCCGAAGCAACGCCTTCACCGACAGCCCGGTCAACTACATCAGCTCGATCCTGGTCTTCAGCATCGCCACAGGGGTGGTGGCCTGCTCCGCCGACTACTTCTCGCGCTCGCTGCAGTCGCACCTTTCCAACGCGCTGCAGCGCGAGCACGAGCTAGAGGAGCTGCGCCAATGGCTGGAGCAGAAGGTCCAGGAGCGCACGGTCGACCTGAAGCGCGCGCTCTACGATGTGGAGCTGCGCGAGGCCACCATCGCCCGCGCCCTCACCGATCTGAGCGAGAGCGAGTCGCTGCAGCGCGCTATCCTCGACGCCATCCCCGACGCCATGTTTCGCGTCAGCCGCGCGGGCATCTGCCTCGACTTCAAGCCCGCCCATATCTCCACCGACCTCAAGCTGCACAGCCCGATCACTGGCATGCCGATCGCGCAGGTTCTGCCCTTTGAGTACGCCTACCGCGTGCAGGGGCTGATCGCGGTGGTGCTCGACACTGGCGAGCCACAGCTCTTCGAGAGCACCATCCGGCGCGGGCCACAGGTGGCCGACTACGAGATCCGCATGGTGGCCTGCGCCGACGACGAGGTGCTGGGGATCATCCGCGACATCACCGAGCAGAAGAAGGCCGACCGGATCAAGAGCGAGTTTGTCTCGGTGGTCAGCCACGAGCTGCGCACCCCGCTCACATCCATCCGCGGCGCGATCGGGCTGGTAGCTGGCGAGGTAGCCGGGCCGATCCCGCCCAAGGCCAAGGACATGCTGGAGATCGCCCAGAAGAACAGCATGCGGCTGCTGCTGCTGATCAACGATATTTTGGACATCGAGAAGATCGAGACTGGCAAGATGCGGCTAGATCTGCAGCCCCACGCCCTGCTGCCCATCGTGGAGCACGCGGTAGCCGCCGATCAGAACTACAGCGCGCAGTACAATGTGGCGGTGCGGATCGCCAGCCCCACCCCGGATGTAATCGTGCGCATCGATGCCGACCGTATGCAGCAGGTGCTGGCCAACCTGATCTCGAACGCGGTGAAGTTCTCGCCCCCGGGCAGCGAGGTGCGTATCTGCATCACCACCTACGACGACCGGGTGCGCGTGGCGGTGCAGGATCAAGGCCCCGGCATCACCGATGAGTTCCGCACACGGATCTTCCAGAAGTTTGCCCAGGCCGACGCATCCGACCAGCGCCAGAAGGGCGGCGCTGGTCTGGGCCTCAGCATCTCGAAGACGATCATCGAGCAGTTTGGCGGCCTGATCGGCTTCGAGAGCGAGCCGGGCCAGGGCAGCACCTTCTTCTTCGAGCTGCCGGTGATGCGCGGCTAGTTCAGCCCACGCCGCAGGAAGCTGATGATCAGCGCCAGCCCCACCATGATCACCGCCACACCCGCCAGCGAGCCCAGCACCATCATCAGCGTGCCGCCCAGCCCCAGCGCTATGGCCACCCCCAGCAGCCCGATGCCCAGCACAAACGACCCCAGCACCACCGCCAGCGCCAGCCGGATGCTAGCCTGGGTCAGCGCGTTGGCGATCTGGTGGGCCTCGTGGATGCTGGCCTTGAGCGTCAGCTCGCCCTCATTGAGCTGGCGCAGCAGCGACGACATCTGCTGCGGCATGGCCATGGCCATCTCGCCCATGTCGCGGGCCTGCTGCCAGGCGTCGCTCGCCAGCCGCTCGGGCGAGAGCAGGCTGCGCAGCGCCTGAGCGGTGTAGGGCCGCGCGATCGCAAACACATCCAGCTGCGGGTCGAGCAGCACGCCGGTGCCCTCCATCATCACCAGGGCCTTCAGCAGGATGGCGAGCTGCGCGGGCATGCGCAGCTGGTGCCGCTGCACCAGCGCGAACAGCTCGTTGATCGTCTCCCGCGCCGAGAGCGCCTCCAGCGGCTGGTCGATGAAGCGGTCGAGAAACCGGCCCGCATCCCGCTGCAGCGACGCGCTGACCCCGGCGGGCGACAGGATGTCGAGCCGCTGCATGGCCCGCAGCATCCCGGCCACATCGTGCTGGGTGATCGCGTGCAGCAGCAGCAGCAGGCTGTTGGTCATGTCGCGATCCAGCACCACCACCTGGCCGAAGTCGATCGCGCAGATCACCTCGCCGGGCATGGCGAACATATTGCCAGGGTGCGGGTCGGCGTGAAAGAAGCCGTCGGCGAAGATCTCCTGCAGGATGAGGCTGCAGGCGTGCTGGGCCAGCTGCTTGCGATCCAGGCCCTCGGCCTCGATCCGGGCCAGATCGTTGATCTTGATCCCGAAGATCCGCTCCATGGTCAGGATTCGCGTGCTGCTATACTCCCAGTAGATCTGCGGCACGCGGGCGTGGGGGTTCTTGACAAAGTTCTTGGCGAAGCGCTCGGCGTTGCGCCCCTCGCGCCGGTAGTCTAGCTCGGCCCGCAGCGTGGCCGCGAACTCCCAGGCCAGCTCCTCAAAATCGTACTGGTTGCCCAGCCCGCTGTGCTGCTTGGCCAGCGTCGCCAGATCCTGCAGGATGGCCAGATCGTGGTTCACCACCGTGTCGATGCCGGGCCGCTGGATCTTGATCACCACGTGGCTGCCGTCGTGCAGCACGGCGGTGTGCACCTGCCCCAGCGAGGCGGCGGCGATCGGCACCTCGTCGAACTGCCGGAACAGCTGGCCGATCGGCTTGCCCAGGTCGGCCTCGATCATGGCGATCGCCAGATCCGATCCGAAGGGCGTCACCGCATCCTGCAGCTTGCTGAGCGCGACCACGTACTCGGGGGGGATCAGGTCGGGGCGCGTGCTCATGGCCTGGCCCAGCTTCACAAAGGTCGGGCCAAGCTCGATCAGGGCCAGGCGCAGCCGCTCGGGGCCGCTCAGCACGGGGTGGAGCGGGCGGCGGGCCACGCGGCGCGGCAGCGCCAGCAGCGGCGCAAGCCCCACCTGCTCAAGGAAGAACCCGAAGCCGTAGCGCGTGAGCACCTGGGCGATCTGGCGGTAGCGCCCGAAGTTGCGGGCCTGTCGGACAATCGGCCACATAGGCACCCTCCCCGCGCGGTGCGCCGATCTGGCGGCGGTGCGCGCAGGCAGATGATACGCCATGGCTTGCTGGCGCGTCAAATCGCCGCACGGGGGCATCAGAGACTCTGCGCTCTCGATCACCGCACCACTTCTTACCACCAAGCTTCCAAGGCACCCAGGGGACAAAAGGGGACGAATACCACGAAAACACGAAGGCGCAAAGGGAACAAGAAAACCAACTCACCACCACCAAGGCTCCAAGAGAAGGAAAGGCGGTAGAGCCGGGCGAGATACCACCCCTTTCACCATGCGGCGAAGATGCTGCTCGCGCAGGCTGGCCATATGCGCGAACACCAGCCGCCTGCGAACAGCACGGGAATGCTCCGAATTGGGGTTCGAAGGGGCAACGCCCCTCACATGGTGTCACTTTCTCTGGCGGAGCATTCGGATGCGGCACATGATGAGAGAACGCGTGCCAGGCCATGCACCGCATGGAAGATTCTCGATCTCACCCACCCGGCCCATGCGGCGAAGGTGCCGCTCAGGTCAACTGGCCATATGCACGAACACCAGCTGCCCGATTCCGGCATAGGAATGCTACAAATTGGGGGTTTCGAAGGGGGCAACGCCCCCTCGCGGGGTTCCTAGGGGCTGGCCCCTAGGCGCTGCCCGCGCAGGGCATCCACCCACCAAACATCGACCAATGCCATCGCTGATGGAAAAAACGCCCAGCGCCGACAGGAAAAGTGACACCATGTGAGGGCAACGCCCCTCGCGGGGATCCAAGGGCACGGAGCCCTTGGTGCCGCCCGCACAGGGCATGCACCACCAACCAGAAACAACCACTCTTAACAAAGGCGCACCCAGCCCCGACCTACGCAGAGCTTCCCCCAACCTACACAGAGCTTCCCCCAACCTACACAGAGCTTCCCCCAACCTACACAGAGCTTCCCCCAACCCACACAGAGCTTCCCCCAACCCACACAGAGCCTCCCCCAACCCACACAGAGCTTCCCCCAACCCACACAGAGCCTCCCCCAACCCACACAGAGCTTCCCCCAACCCACACAGAGCTTCCCCCAATTTTTGCCAAAGAATCACCGGAAACCCTTCAAAAGTGACACCATGTGAGGAACAGCATAGGCCCCGTAGCGCACCGCAGGGCTTATGAGTTCGCTCTGATGACGTTTCGCTTGGCGGTGATCGGGTTTCTTCCCTTCGTGTCTTCGCGCCTTCGTGGTATTCGTTCGCTTTTTGTCCCTTGGTGTCTTGGTGGTAAAAACATGCGCTGGCGACCGAGAGCGCATAGGCCCTGTAGCGCGTCGCGCCGGGCCTTCCGCCACCCGAACCCCCGTGCTATAATCTGCCCCATGGATCTGCAGAGCAAGCTCGACATCCTGGCGCCCGCAGCCCGCTTCGAGGCCTGCGATCAGCACCACCAGCCCGGCAGGCGCTACCGCCCCGCCAAGGCCACCAAGGCCACCTGGGACGACCGCGCCATCGACGCCGAGGCCGGGCCGCCGGGCCGCGCCCT encodes:
- a CDS encoding PAS domain-containing protein; the protein is MLQIIHQRVADLKSQSPADSYRIPVVLLLLGSSLVAAMLALVIFIMVPIFSEVRLPFLLSTVATIAVIFLCFFLVFQSRIQVAVSIIVITHLLSLLWGLDIFGLVNGSVFLVGFSIPVLFAAMAGSRKMVISVTVASVLIVAYILFRSNAFTDSPVNYISSILVFSIATGVVACSADYFSRSLQSHLSNALQREHELEELRQWLEQKVQERTVDLKRALYDVELREATIARALTDLSESESLQRAILDAIPDAMFRVSRAGICLDFKPAHISTDLKLHSPITGMPIAQVLPFEYAYRVQGLIAVVLDTGEPQLFESTIRRGPQVADYEIRMVACADDEVLGIIRDITEQKKADRIKSEFVSVVSHELRTPLTSIRGAIGLVAGEVAGPIPPKAKDMLEIAQKNSMRLLLLINDILDIEKIETGKMRLDLQPHALLPIVEHAVAADQNYSAQYNVAVRIASPTPDVIVRIDADRMQQVLANLISNAVKFSPPGSEVRICITTYDDRVRVAVQDQGPGITDEFRTRIFQKFAQADASDQRQKGGAGLGLSISKTIIEQFGGLIGFESEPGQGSTFFFELPVMRG
- a CDS encoding AarF/ABC1/UbiB kinase family protein, whose product is MWPIVRQARNFGRYRQIAQVLTRYGFGFFLEQVGLAPLLALPRRVARRPLHPVLSGPERLRLALIELGPTFVKLGQAMSTRPDLIPPEYVVALSKLQDAVTPFGSDLAIAMIEADLGKPIGQLFRQFDEVPIAAASLGQVHTAVLHDGSHVVIKIQRPGIDTVVNHDLAILQDLATLAKQHSGLGNQYDFEELAWEFAATLRAELDYRREGRNAERFAKNFVKNPHARVPQIYWEYSSTRILTMERIFGIKINDLARIEAEGLDRKQLAQHACSLILQEIFADGFFHADPHPGNMFAMPGEVICAIDFGQVVVLDRDMTNSLLLLLHAITQHDVAGMLRAMQRLDILSPAGVSASLQRDAGRFLDRFIDQPLEALSARETINELFALVQRHQLRMPAQLAILLKALVMMEGTGVLLDPQLDVFAIARPYTAQALRSLLSPERLASDAWQQARDMGEMAMAMPQQMSSLLRQLNEGELTLKASIHEAHQIANALTQASIRLALAVVLGSFVLGIGLLGVAIALGLGGTLMMVLGSLAGVAVIMVGLALIISFLRRGLN